The region CATCACAAATTTGCCTTGTGTTATCTTTTGAGCCGCTATCAACCACGATGACCTCATCAGCAAATTTAGCGCTATCTAACACCTCTTTTAGGTATTTTTCGCTGTTAAAAGTTAAGATGACAACGCTTAGCATTCATACTCTTTTTCGTAAAATCTCTTAAATCTTTGGTGAAACCAAAAGTACTCCTCAGGCCTTGCTCTAACCACCTCTTCGCACGCGCTGCACTGCATTTGCGTTACTTTTTGCACCGCCTCTTCTTTGTCAAATTTATTTATATCAATGGCTGGCGAAAAGCAAATTTCACTTATATTTTCATCTTTTTGATAGATAAATGCATTAATTATTAGTGCGTTTGTTTTTTGAGCTAACACGCTTGCAGCTGGTGTGTGAAGCACATCCTTGTCAAAAAATTTCACCTTTATGCCATCTTTTGGAGCGGTATTTTGATCGACTAAAATTCCCACTATTCGCCTAGCTTTTAGCGCTTTTAAAATATCTTTTGCACCGCCATCTTTGTCAATGAGCTCCACGTCAAACTGCGATCTGTTCGCCTTTAAAATTTCATTCATGACGCCACTATCAAGCTTTCTACCAAGTACTGAGACTGCACCAAAACGAGCAGCCATTGCTAAGCTAAAAAGCTCCCACTGCCCAAAATGCGCGGTCGTCACGATAATCGGACGATCAAGCTTAAGCGCTTCAAGCAGATTATGCTCATTTTTAAAACTAACTTTTTCAAGCACTTTTTGCTTTGTCGTGTTTTGATTGAGGATAAAATTTATACCAAGATATTTTGCAAAGTTGTAGTAACATTTTTTAGCGATCTCTAGCTTCTCTTCCTTGGTTTTTGACTCACCAAATGCAAGATTTAAATTTGTCATAACGATATGAAATCTCTTTTTTTTAAGTTTCATAAACGCAAACGCTAAAAATTTAGCAAGTAAATCTCTAAGTGAGCTA is a window of Campylobacter concisus DNA encoding:
- a CDS encoding lipid A biosynthesis lauroyl acyltransferase — protein: MDRLYLASFYTLKFFIFLLPSSLRDLLAKFLAFAFMKLKKKRFHIVMTNLNLAFGESKTKEEKLEIAKKCYYNFAKYLGINFILNQNTTKQKVLEKVSFKNEHNLLEALKLDRPIIVTTAHFGQWELFSLAMAARFGAVSVLGRKLDSGVMNEILKANRSQFDVELIDKDGGAKDILKALKARRIVGILVDQNTAPKDGIKVKFFDKDVLHTPAASVLAQKTNALIINAFIYQKDENISEICFSPAIDINKFDKEEAVQKVTQMQCSACEEVVRARPEEYFWFHQRFKRFYEKEYEC